The nucleotide sequence TAAATAATTTAAGTTTTTATTTAAAATTCTAAAAAATCTGTCTAATAAAGTATGTCATTATATTCTTTTAGACAGATTTTTGTTTTTTTATAGTTTTTTTGAAGAAAACTAAAATTAATTTTTGAATAAAAGGATAGGACTTAATAAGATATCTCATTAAGTCCTATATTAATATATATTTCTAATAGAAGTTAATTAATGTTCTTGTTTTTCTTTAAGCTTAATTAATTGTCCTTCTAATTTTTTCTTTACATCAAAAATTGCACTATATAAATCTTCGTGTTCTGCCTTTGCAACTAAATCTCCTAAAGGGGTGCCAATAGTTGCTTCAACTTGGAATGTATTTGGTTGTTTAATTAACATAAAGTGTGGATTTATCAATTGGGTGTGATATTTTTCTAACTTAGCTAAACGTTCCTCAATATGGGTACGAATTGCAGGGGTAATGTCCATTTGTTTGCTTGAAATATTTAGTGACATAACATTTTCCTCTCTTTTTTAGTTAAAATTTTTGCCATCGATATATATTCAAAATATGCTTATCACTCCAAAATTTCAAGTGAAAAATGAAATAAATTTCCGAAAATTTGATCTACTTAACACTTTTAATAGTTTTTAGATATAATGTAACTAATAAATAGTATTAAGTGAGAATAATATGAGTGAGAAAAAACAGCTACCTCCGTTTGATAAAAAGTTTTTACATCCAAGGTATTGGGGACTATGGATTGTTTTAGGCGTTTTTAAGCTAATTTTGTGCTTACCTTATCCTATGCTAGTCAAGATTGGTTTGAGCTTAGGAAA is from Mannheimia varigena and encodes:
- the hpf gene encoding ribosome hibernation-promoting factor, HPF/YfiA family, with translation MSLNISSKQMDITPAIRTHIEERLAKLEKYHTQLINPHFMLIKQPNTFQVEATIGTPLGDLVAKAEHEDLYSAIFDVKKKLEGQLIKLKEKQEH